A window of the Sphaerobacter thermophilus DSM 20745 genome harbors these coding sequences:
- the moaC gene encoding cyclic pyranopterin monophosphate synthase MoaC, which produces MSELTHFDERGQARMVDVGDKAETHRVAIARGEIRMQPDTLRMIVEQRAAKGDVFGVARIAGIMAAKKTHELIPLCHPLMLTAITVDFTPDEERGAVVIEARVETRGQTGVEMEALTAVSVAALTIYDMVKAVDRGMVIDQIRLEEKRGGRSGTWRREG; this is translated from the coding sequence ATGAGTGAGTTGACGCACTTCGACGAGCGCGGTCAGGCGCGCATGGTTGACGTCGGGGACAAGGCGGAGACGCACCGCGTCGCCATCGCCCGGGGCGAGATCCGGATGCAGCCGGACACGCTGCGGATGATCGTCGAGCAGCGCGCCGCCAAGGGTGACGTGTTCGGCGTGGCCCGGATCGCCGGGATCATGGCCGCCAAGAAGACTCACGAGCTGATCCCGCTCTGTCACCCGCTAATGCTGACCGCGATCACCGTCGACTTCACGCCCGACGAGGAGCGCGGGGCGGTTGTGATCGAGGCGCGGGTCGAAACCCGCGGCCAGACTGGGGTCGAGATGGAAGCCCTGACGGCGGTGAGCGTCGCGGCGCTAACGATCTACGACATGGTCAAGGCGGTCGACCGGGGCATGGTCATCGATCAGATCCGCCTGGAGGAGAAGCGCGGCGGCCGCTCCGGTACCTGGCGCCGCGAAGGGTAA
- a CDS encoding response regulator: protein MAPAAASILVVDDDPAIVDIITQVLAAEGYVTRACRNGLEALDVLNEWRPDLILLDLWMPKMDGWEFRRRQLTLDVARDVPVVLLSAGGRLEEHAQTLDAAAAIPKPFDLTDLLSVVDAVLTHPNPR, encoded by the coding sequence ATGGCGCCAGCGGCCGCTTCGATCCTTGTCGTTGACGACGATCCCGCGATCGTCGATATCATCACGCAGGTGCTGGCGGCCGAGGGCTACGTCACGCGTGCGTGCCGGAACGGGTTGGAGGCGCTCGATGTGCTCAACGAGTGGCGCCCCGATCTGATCCTGCTTGATCTCTGGATGCCGAAGATGGACGGCTGGGAGTTCCGGCGCCGCCAGTTGACGCTCGACGTGGCGCGCGACGTGCCGGTGGTGCTGCTGTCGGCCGGGGGACGGTTGGAGGAGCACGCCCAGACGCTCGATGCCGCGGCCGCCATTCCCAAGCCGTTCGACCTCACCGACCTCCTCTCCGTCGTCGACGCCGTCTTGACCCATCCCAACCCGCGGTAG
- a CDS encoding DinB family protein, whose amino-acid sequence MQSGVEETMGERVEGSEVQRLRAEVVRAHDRFTALVAGIDPVVLETNPAVGSWSVRDVTGHLADWHREMLDAAEHILGGPKPRHHPIKHTQSFNTMSAAVRGTEPWEQVAADLEAARDRALAFLDRLTPEQLGAIGPFPWGEVGRLHRLIEEMVEHVDEHAAQVGEWRLRLG is encoded by the coding sequence ATGCAGAGTGGAGTCGAGGAGACGATGGGCGAGCGCGTTGAAGGGAGCGAGGTCCAACGGCTGCGCGCGGAGGTGGTCCGCGCGCACGATCGGTTCACGGCCCTGGTGGCCGGGATCGACCCAGTCGTTCTGGAGACAAACCCTGCGGTGGGTTCCTGGTCCGTGCGGGACGTGACGGGGCACCTGGCCGACTGGCATCGGGAGATGCTGGACGCCGCTGAGCACATCCTGGGCGGACCGAAGCCGCGACACCATCCGATCAAGCACACGCAGAGCTTCAACACCATGTCCGCCGCCGTACGGGGCACCGAGCCCTGGGAGCAGGTCGCGGCCGACCTCGAGGCCGCGCGCGACCGCGCCCTCGCCTTCCTCGACCGGCTGACGCCCGAGCAACTCGGCGCGATCGGCCCCTTCCCCTGGGGAGAGGTCGGCCGGCTGCACCGCCTGATCGAGGAGATGGTCGAGCACGTCGACGAGCACGCGGCGCAAGTGGGGGAATGGCGTCTGCGCCTCGGGTGA
- a CDS encoding prolyl oligopeptidase family serine peptidase, which yields MTERLTSPPATRVEPVTEVLHGHTIVDPYRWLEDDESPETRAWVDAQNAYTRRVLDASPSHARIRARLETLLSIGDISAPVMRGERAFFLRREGYENQPKLYLREGDSERVLLDPNQESAEGTTALDWWYPSPDGTLVAFGYSQDGDEESVLQVLDVARDTLLAERIDRTRFCSLAWLPDASGFYYTRYPQPGEVPPGEERYHRKVFFHRLGDDPAADPLVFGDGLPAEAQPHVRLSRDGRWLIVTVSHGWARADLYLHDRTRPEAGFIPVFVEEEALVEGFVHRGQLYLLTNLDAPRYRLLAVDPERPERQHWREIIAEPEEARIEQVVPVGDRLVVQTLVRATSRLTLHDLDGRPVSTLDLPGLGTVSGLNAESEGDRAFFRFESFTVPPTVFQCDTASGRITEWAAVEAPIDPAAYTTEQVWYRSADGTLVSMFIVARAGTPRDGSAPALLTGYGGFNISRTPLFDRRMFFWLEQGGVYALPNLRGGGEYGEEWHRAGMRERKQNVFDDFIAAAEYLIAEGYTRPERLAILGGSNGGLLVGAAMTQRPDLFRAVVCQVPLLDMLRYHRFLIARLWIPEYGSADDPEQFAYLYAYSPYHRVEDGTPYPAVLLTTATSDTRVAPLHARKMAARLQAATGSDLPVLLRVETAAGHGAGKPLGKQIAEQTDIWTFVCDQLGVTVA from the coding sequence ATGACCGAACGGTTGACGTCGCCGCCTGCCACGAGAGTCGAACCCGTAACCGAGGTGCTGCACGGGCACACCATCGTAGACCCGTACCGCTGGCTGGAGGACGACGAGTCACCGGAGACGCGCGCCTGGGTCGACGCTCAGAATGCGTACACCCGCCGCGTACTCGACGCCTCCCCCTCCCACGCGCGCATCCGCGCCCGGCTGGAGACGCTGCTCTCGATCGGTGACATCTCGGCGCCGGTAATGCGGGGCGAGCGCGCCTTCTTCCTCCGCCGGGAGGGATATGAGAACCAGCCGAAGCTGTACCTGCGCGAGGGGGACAGCGAGCGGGTGTTGCTCGACCCGAACCAGGAGAGCGCCGAGGGGACGACGGCTCTCGACTGGTGGTACCCCTCGCCCGACGGCACGCTCGTCGCGTTCGGCTACTCCCAGGACGGCGACGAGGAGAGCGTGCTCCAGGTCCTCGACGTCGCGCGGGACACGCTGCTCGCCGAGCGCATCGACCGGACCCGCTTCTGCAGCCTTGCCTGGCTCCCCGACGCATCCGGCTTCTACTACACGCGCTATCCCCAGCCCGGCGAGGTCCCACCGGGTGAGGAGCGCTACCACCGCAAGGTCTTCTTCCACCGGCTCGGAGACGACCCGGCGGCTGATCCGCTCGTCTTCGGCGACGGGCTCCCGGCGGAAGCCCAGCCGCACGTCCGCCTGTCGCGCGACGGTCGCTGGCTGATCGTCACCGTGAGCCACGGCTGGGCGCGGGCCGACCTCTACCTCCACGACCGCACCCGTCCCGAAGCCGGGTTCATCCCCGTCTTCGTGGAGGAGGAAGCGCTGGTCGAGGGGTTCGTCCACCGCGGGCAGCTCTACCTGCTGACGAACCTCGATGCGCCACGCTACCGGCTGCTGGCGGTCGACCCGGAGCGCCCGGAGCGCCAGCACTGGCGGGAGATCATCGCCGAGCCGGAGGAAGCACGCATCGAGCAAGTCGTCCCGGTAGGTGACCGGCTGGTGGTGCAGACGCTGGTGCGGGCGACCTCTCGCCTGACGCTGCATGACCTGGACGGCCGCCCGGTGAGCACCCTCGACCTGCCAGGGTTAGGGACCGTCTCCGGCCTGAATGCCGAGTCGGAGGGCGATCGCGCCTTCTTCCGCTTCGAGTCGTTCACGGTACCACCCACGGTCTTCCAGTGCGACACTGCCAGCGGTCGGATCACCGAGTGGGCCGCGGTCGAGGCGCCGATCGACCCGGCCGCGTATACCACCGAGCAGGTCTGGTACCGCTCGGCCGACGGCACCCTCGTTTCCATGTTCATCGTGGCTCGGGCAGGGACGCCGCGCGACGGCAGCGCCCCGGCGCTCCTCACCGGCTACGGCGGTTTCAACATCAGCCGCACGCCACTCTTCGACCGTCGCATGTTCTTTTGGCTGGAGCAGGGCGGCGTCTACGCGCTGCCCAACCTGCGCGGCGGCGGCGAGTATGGCGAGGAGTGGCACCGCGCCGGGATGCGCGAGCGCAAGCAGAACGTCTTCGACGACTTTATCGCTGCGGCGGAGTACCTGATCGCCGAGGGTTACACCCGCCCCGAGCGCCTGGCGATCCTCGGCGGCAGCAACGGTGGGCTGCTGGTCGGCGCGGCCATGACCCAGCGGCCGGACCTCTTCCGCGCCGTCGTCTGCCAGGTGCCGCTGCTCGACATGCTGCGCTACCACCGGTTCCTGATCGCCCGCCTCTGGATCCCGGAGTACGGCTCGGCCGACGACCCGGAGCAGTTCGCCTACCTGTACGCCTACTCGCCCTATCACCGGGTGGAGGACGGCACGCCCTACCCGGCCGTGCTCCTGACGACAGCCACCTCGGACACGCGGGTCGCTCCGCTGCACGCGCGCAAGATGGCCGCGCGCCTGCAGGCTGCGACCGGCTCCGATCTCCCGGTGCTGCTGCGAGTCGAGACCGCCGCGGGCCACGGCGCAGGCAAGCCGCTCGGCAAGCAGATCGCCGAGCAGACCGACATCTGGACCTTCGTCTGCGACCAGCTCGGGGTAACAGTTGCGTAG
- a CDS encoding MFS transporter, with protein MMREQSREQVGQQATGGAGGVPASSRLSRSLARTFASFSNRNYRLFWFGQLLSVTGTWVQRVAQAWLVLNLTDSSFALGMVTTLQFLPMTLFSLFGGVFADRLPKRQVLLVTQFVMGIQALILGLLISWDVVEIWHIYILAAVLGLATAFDNPTRQAFVVEMVGPKNVPNAVALNSSLFNTARIVGPSIGGAMIAAFGIAVPFYANAVSFVAVIVGLLMMRPEEFYDVPPPVRGPVLARLREGIAYSVRTPAVALVLILMAFLGTFGYQFTVILPLIARYVLDTGALGFGGLLTAMGIGSLVAALGVAYVSSPTERLLLMGAGSFTVLLGLLALSTSAPLTVGILVLLGAGSIVFTATANSRLQILAPGELRGRVMSLYIFLFMGTAPVGSLSLGYLAETLSVRIAVGIMALLCAVGFVLGWLYRARHPEHGPRTATRRPVQESSVSD; from the coding sequence ATGATGCGGGAGCAGAGCCGGGAACAGGTGGGACAGCAAGCAACCGGCGGCGCTGGAGGCGTCCCGGCGAGCAGCCGTCTGAGCCGGTCTCTCGCGCGGACGTTTGCCTCATTCTCAAACCGCAACTACCGGCTCTTCTGGTTCGGCCAGCTCCTGTCGGTGACCGGCACCTGGGTCCAGCGGGTGGCTCAGGCATGGCTGGTGTTGAACCTTACCGACTCCTCCTTCGCCCTCGGGATGGTCACCACGCTGCAGTTCCTGCCGATGACGCTCTTCTCACTCTTCGGTGGCGTCTTCGCCGACCGGCTACCAAAGCGGCAGGTGCTGCTGGTCACCCAGTTCGTCATGGGGATCCAGGCGCTCATCCTGGGGTTGCTGATCTCCTGGGATGTGGTGGAGATCTGGCACATCTACATCCTGGCCGCCGTGCTCGGGCTGGCGACCGCCTTCGACAACCCGACGCGGCAGGCATTCGTGGTCGAGATGGTCGGGCCGAAGAACGTGCCCAACGCGGTGGCGCTCAACTCCAGCCTGTTCAATACGGCCCGCATTGTCGGCCCGTCCATCGGCGGTGCGATGATTGCCGCCTTCGGCATCGCTGTCCCCTTCTATGCCAACGCGGTGAGCTTCGTGGCGGTCATCGTCGGGCTGTTGATGATGCGCCCGGAGGAGTTCTACGATGTGCCGCCGCCGGTGCGGGGACCGGTGCTGGCGCGGCTACGCGAGGGGATCGCCTACTCCGTGCGCACGCCCGCGGTGGCGTTGGTGCTGATTCTGATGGCCTTCCTGGGCACCTTCGGCTACCAGTTCACCGTCATCCTGCCGCTCATTGCCCGCTACGTCCTCGACACCGGCGCGCTGGGCTTCGGTGGCCTGCTGACGGCCATGGGGATCGGCTCACTGGTCGCTGCGCTCGGGGTGGCCTATGTGAGCAGCCCCACCGAGCGGCTGCTGCTGATGGGGGCGGGCAGCTTCACCGTGCTGCTCGGGCTGCTGGCGCTCTCGACGTCAGCGCCGCTCACGGTGGGGATCCTGGTCTTGCTCGGTGCGGGCAGCATCGTCTTCACCGCCACCGCCAACTCGCGGCTGCAGATCCTGGCGCCCGGGGAGCTGCGTGGGCGGGTGATGAGCCTGTACATCTTCCTCTTCATGGGCACGGCCCCGGTCGGCTCCCTCTCACTCGGCTACCTCGCTGAGACGCTGAGCGTGCGGATCGCGGTCGGGATCATGGCCCTCCTCTGCGCAGTCGGCTTCGTTCTCGGCTGGCTCTACCGCGCCCGCCATCCGGAGCACGGCCCTCGGACCGCTACGCGACGCCCGGTGCAGGAGTCGTCGGTGTCCGATTGA
- a CDS encoding IS982 family transposase has protein sequence MDVDTFLITVYVLVDTFCQTHLPPEPHRPGPAPALSRSEVLTLAIFGQWMRFSSEQDFYRYAERHLRPYFPTLPHRSQYNRLLRRHQVALAQFALYLADQLGRGPVAVDVLDVAPAPVRNAKRRGRGWLAGEANIGFSLRLGWFAGFRVLTAVSLEGAITGWGVAPASTNERSLAETLIACRAHPDPRLPSVGTPVATYLADSGFAGEDYKAHLAATYGVTLVATPQRGSRRRWPKAVRRWVARHRQIVETVVGRLLHTFGLERERPHTLAGFQARLAAKVALHNLCCWLNRQQGRPLLAVANLITW, from the coding sequence ATGGATGTGGACACCTTCCTGATTACAGTCTATGTCCTGGTCGACACCTTCTGCCAGACCCACCTGCCCCCGGAGCCCCACCGCCCCGGCCCCGCGCCGGCCCTGAGCCGCAGCGAGGTCTTGACCCTGGCCATCTTCGGGCAGTGGATGAGGTTCTCCAGTGAGCAGGACTTCTACCGCTACGCCGAGCGCCACCTGCGCCCCTACTTCCCGACCCTGCCCCACCGCAGCCAATACAACCGGCTGCTGCGGCGGCATCAGGTCGCCCTGGCCCAGTTCGCCCTCTACCTGGCAGACCAACTTGGCCGGGGGCCAGTGGCGGTGGATGTGCTCGATGTGGCGCCGGCTCCGGTGCGCAACGCCAAGCGCCGCGGGCGGGGCTGGCTGGCCGGCGAGGCCAACATCGGCTTCAGCTTGCGCCTGGGCTGGTTTGCCGGCTTCCGCGTGCTGACCGCCGTCAGCCTGGAGGGGGCGATCACCGGCTGGGGCGTGGCCCCGGCCAGCACCAATGAGCGGTCCCTCGCCGAGACCCTGATTGCCTGTCGGGCCCACCCCGATCCCCGCCTGCCCAGTGTCGGCACGCCGGTGGCGACCTATCTGGCGGATAGTGGCTTTGCCGGCGAGGACTACAAGGCGCACCTGGCGGCCACCTATGGCGTGACGCTGGTGGCCACCCCGCAGCGGGGCAGTCGGCGGCGCTGGCCCAAGGCGGTCCGCCGCTGGGTGGCCCGCCATCGCCAGATCGTGGAGACGGTCGTTGGACGACTGCTGCACACCTTCGGCCTCGAGCGGGAGCGCCCGCACACCCTGGCGGGCTTCCAGGCGCGACTGGCGGCCAAGGTGGCGCTGCACAACCTCTGTTGCTGGCTGAATCGGCAGCAGGGGCGGCCGCTGCTGGCCGTGGCGAACCTGATCACCTGGTAG
- a CDS encoding SMR family transporter: protein MGILATVLVLSSASLHASWNLLVKRSQDTLAFLFLANLATLVIYALPFAGFLRAHPIPADGWPFVAATSTIHVAYYLCLSAAYSHGALSLAYPIARGTGVALVPLLALPLLHERISLAGGVGIALVVAGILVMHQEPLRALVRQPLGIAAGQRSGVNLGTFFALLTGLAICAYSLVDKAGVARVHPVVYGYLLMAGMTLGLSPYILTRRRAGLRREWDENRVPILVVGLLVLGTYLIILTAMRLTAVSYIVALREVSIVIGAVLGVWVLGEGGGRERIPGAVLILAGVLAIAVMG from the coding sequence ATGGGAATCCTCGCGACGGTACTGGTCCTGAGTTCGGCCAGCCTGCACGCTAGTTGGAATCTGCTCGTCAAACGCAGCCAGGACACGCTCGCGTTTCTCTTCCTGGCGAACCTGGCAACGCTCGTGATCTACGCACTGCCCTTTGCAGGCTTCCTGCGCGCCCACCCAATCCCTGCCGATGGCTGGCCCTTCGTAGCGGCCACGTCGACGATCCACGTTGCCTACTACCTCTGCCTCTCCGCCGCCTACAGCCACGGCGCGCTCTCGCTCGCCTATCCGATTGCTCGCGGCACTGGAGTGGCGCTCGTGCCGCTCTTGGCCCTGCCGCTCTTGCACGAGCGCATCTCGCTCGCCGGCGGGGTCGGAATCGCGCTCGTCGTCGCGGGTATCCTGGTGATGCACCAGGAACCGCTCCGGGCGCTGGTCCGCCAGCCGCTCGGCATCGCGGCCGGTCAACGGAGCGGTGTCAACCTCGGCACTTTCTTCGCGCTGCTGACCGGGCTGGCGATCTGTGCCTACTCACTGGTCGACAAGGCGGGGGTAGCCCGGGTCCACCCGGTCGTCTACGGCTACCTGCTCATGGCGGGGATGACCCTCGGCCTGTCGCCCTACATCCTGACCCGCCGCCGGGCCGGGCTACGCCGCGAGTGGGACGAGAACCGCGTTCCGATCCTCGTGGTTGGCCTACTGGTACTGGGGACCTATCTGATCATCCTCACAGCGATGCGGCTCACGGCGGTCAGCTACATCGTGGCCCTGCGTGAGGTGAGCATCGTCATCGGCGCAGTCCTCGGCGTGTGGGTGCTGGGTGAGGGCGGCGGCCGGGAGCGTATCCCTGGCGCCGTCCTGATCCTGGCCGGGGTGCTCGCCATCGCGGTGATGGGGTAG